Proteins from a genomic interval of Euzebyales bacterium:
- a CDS encoding pyridoxamine 5'-phosphate oxidase family protein, translating to MATTIPAIRRMRELSVDESLALLLTRPMGRLVYVVDGDAKVVPLNYMVHRRSITFRTAYGDLLSEIERRPVLFEVDYSDNARRAGWSVIVRGIAEEIWRGDELTIMRELPLQPWAPGNRDRYVRIVASDITGRMIS from the coding sequence ATGGCGACGACGATCCCCGCGATCCGGCGGATGCGCGAGCTGTCCGTCGACGAGTCCCTCGCGCTGCTGCTGACCAGACCGATGGGCCGCCTCGTCTACGTAGTCGACGGCGATGCGAAGGTCGTCCCGCTCAACTACATGGTGCACCGGCGGTCGATCACGTTCCGGACCGCCTACGGCGACCTGCTCAGCGAGATCGAGCGGCGTCCGGTGTTGTTCGAGGTCGACTACTCCGACAACGCACGCCGCGCCGGCTGGAGCGTCATCGTGCGCGGGATCGCCGAGGAGATCTGGCGCGGTGACGAGCTGACGATCATGCGCGAGCTGCCGCTGCAACCGTGGGCGCCGGGGAACCGCGACCGCTACGTGCGGATCGTCGCGTCGGACATCACGGGTCGGATGATCAGCTGA
- a CDS encoding ABC transporter ATP-binding protein: MTTAGRAMQPATDGGPRASTPAVEVSGLRFRYPDGHEALSGLDLRVKEGQRIALLGPNGAGKTTLALHLNGINLPDTGTVRIGGLLVAEPDLTEVRRRVGLVFQDADDQLFMPTVAEDVAFGPANLGLRGADLEARVDEALAAVGAGELRTRAPHHLSGGERRRVALATVLAMRPDVLALDEPTSGLDPAGRRELVTVLQALEITQLVITHDLPFALELCPRSVIIDGGRVVADGATPDLLADDVVLSRHRLELPFGFDPRVVARRHLR, from the coding sequence ATGACGACCGCAGGGCGAGCGATGCAGCCGGCGACCGATGGCGGTCCCCGCGCGTCCACCCCCGCGGTGGAGGTCAGCGGCCTGCGCTTCCGCTACCCCGACGGCCACGAGGCGCTGTCGGGACTGGACCTGCGCGTCAAGGAGGGCCAACGGATCGCGCTGCTGGGACCGAACGGCGCCGGCAAGACGACGCTGGCGCTGCACCTCAACGGCATCAACCTCCCGGACACCGGCACGGTCCGCATCGGGGGCCTGCTTGTGGCCGAGCCCGACCTCACCGAAGTCCGCCGGCGCGTCGGGCTGGTGTTCCAGGACGCCGACGACCAGCTGTTCATGCCGACCGTCGCCGAGGACGTCGCGTTCGGACCGGCGAACCTCGGCCTGCGTGGCGCGGACCTGGAGGCGCGGGTCGACGAGGCGCTCGCCGCCGTCGGCGCCGGTGAGCTGCGCACGCGCGCACCACACCACCTGAGCGGTGGCGAGCGTCGCCGGGTCGCACTGGCCACCGTGCTCGCGATGCGTCCCGACGTGCTGGCGCTCGACGAGCCGACCTCCGGGCTCGACCCGGCCGGTCGGCGGGAGCTCGTCACCGTGCTCCAGGCCCTGGAGATCACGCAGCTCGTGATCACCCACGACCTGCCGTTCGCACTCGAGCTGTGTCCACGGTCGGTGATCATCGACGGTGGGCGCGTGGTCGCCGACGGCGCGACGCCGGACCTGCTGGCTGACGACGTCGTGCTCTCGCGGCACCGCCTCGAGCTGCCATTCGGCTTCGACCCCCGCGTGGTCGCTCGCCGGCACCTGCGATGA
- a CDS encoding GH1 family beta-glucosidase, whose translation MTLDGGGVLGMIRRRGSRRGPDDPHGDVKGDDHGCCPSGGLSIGVATSAFQIEGAATADGKGPSIWDEFTRVPGVIGDGTNADHATEHHARVDEDLDLLVWLGVDAYRFSISWPRIQPDGRGRPNSAGRGFYDRLVDGLLERAITPLATLYHWDLPAALQQDGGWPARDTALRFADYAALTAARLGDRVSMWATLNEPWCAAFLGHHTGVHAPGIRDDRAAVAAAHHLLLAHGHGAEAVRSAGGREVGLVLNPAPVWPASDDDADREAARLVDGVRNRLWLDAVCRGRYPTDVLEAFGEVADLSCIRDGELAVIATPIDWLGVNFYNPEQAAAGGDGRPAVGPGLDGITQPEIDAERTQLGGPIHPPSMTDILQRITDDYGPLPLWVTENGAAYDDAPGPDGEVRDEARVRYLDGHLTAALEGRDAGVDLRGYMVWSFLDNFEWAEGFVPRFGVVFVDYETQQRVPKSSANWLRDLLASRAS comes from the coding sequence GTGACCCTCGATGGCGGCGGCGTGCTCGGCATGATACGGCGGAGGGGGTCACGGCGCGGGCCCGACGATCCGCACGGCGACGTGAAGGGAGACGACCATGGATGTTGCCCGTCTGGAGGCCTGAGCATCGGCGTGGCGACGTCGGCGTTCCAGATCGAGGGGGCCGCCACGGCGGACGGCAAGGGCCCGTCGATCTGGGACGAGTTCACCCGCGTGCCGGGTGTGATCGGCGACGGGACGAACGCGGACCACGCGACCGAGCACCACGCGCGGGTCGACGAGGACCTCGACCTGCTCGTGTGGCTCGGCGTGGACGCCTACCGGTTCTCGATCTCATGGCCGCGGATCCAACCGGACGGTCGCGGACGACCCAACAGCGCGGGGCGGGGGTTCTACGACCGCCTCGTGGACGGCCTGCTCGAGCGTGCGATCACCCCGCTGGCGACGCTGTACCACTGGGACCTGCCTGCTGCGCTGCAGCAGGACGGTGGGTGGCCCGCACGCGACACGGCGCTGCGCTTCGCCGACTACGCGGCGCTCACCGCCGCGCGCCTCGGTGACCGCGTCAGCATGTGGGCCACGCTCAACGAGCCGTGGTGCGCTGCCTTCCTCGGCCATCACACGGGCGTGCACGCGCCCGGCATCCGCGACGACCGGGCGGCCGTCGCCGCGGCGCACCACCTGCTGCTGGCGCACGGCCACGGTGCCGAGGCGGTGCGCAGTGCGGGGGGTCGCGAGGTCGGCCTCGTCCTCAACCCGGCGCCGGTGTGGCCTGCGAGCGACGACGATGCCGACCGCGAGGCGGCGCGCCTCGTCGACGGCGTGCGCAACCGCCTGTGGCTCGACGCGGTCTGCCGCGGCCGGTATCCCACGGACGTCCTGGAGGCATTTGGTGAGGTCGCGGACCTGTCGTGCATCCGCGACGGCGAACTCGCTGTCATCGCCACGCCGATCGACTGGCTCGGCGTGAACTTCTACAACCCCGAGCAGGCTGCGGCCGGCGGCGACGGGCGGCCGGCGGTCGGCCCCGGCCTCGACGGCATCACCCAGCCCGAGATCGACGCTGAGCGCACGCAGCTGGGCGGGCCGATCCACCCGCCGTCGATGACCGACATCCTGCAGCGCATCACCGATGACTACGGTCCGCTGCCGCTGTGGGTGACGGAGAACGGCGCGGCCTACGACGATGCCCCGGGTCCCGACGGCGAGGTGCGCGATGAGGCACGGGTGCGTTACCTCGACGGGCACCTGACCGCGGCGCTCGAGGGACGCGACGCGGGTGTCGACCTGCGTGGCTACATGGTCTGGTCGTTCCTGGACAACTTCGAGTGGGCCGAAGGCTTCGTGCCTCGGTTCGGCGTTGTCTTCGTCGACTACGAGACCCAGCAGCGGGTGCCCAAGTCCAGCGCCAACTGGCTGCGCGACCTGCTCGCGTCGCGGGCGTCCTGA
- a CDS encoding cyclopropane-fatty-acyl-phospholipid synthase family protein, with protein sequence MRFAFWDGSDTGASPVDGVVRVHSPLAVRRILWAPDQLGLARAYVAGELDIDGDVYAMLTALRDAVPTDMRLGWQVAPAALTAARRLGVLGPPPPPPDEERRLHGWRHSVRRDSRAISHHYDVGNDFYRLVLGPAMTYSCAYFASPDLDLAGAQAAKHELICRKLGLHERAGMRLLDVGCGWGSLAIHAAREHGAQVVGITLSREQVHLARQRLADAEVSDRVEIRLQDYRDLHDETFDAIASVGMSEHVGGGRISRYFRILRDLLVPEGRLLNHAISSVDGSRLGRRSFVGRYVFPDGELLDVGDTVLAMEHAGLEVRDVEALREHYATTLRCWVANLEAAWDEAVALAGPGRARVWRLYMAGSAIGFADAGLSVHQVLGVRTTVEGRSGVPPTRAGWT encoded by the coding sequence GTGCGCTTCGCCTTCTGGGATGGCAGCGACACCGGTGCGTCGCCGGTCGACGGCGTCGTGCGCGTCCACTCACCGCTGGCGGTCCGCCGCATCCTGTGGGCTCCTGACCAGCTGGGCCTCGCCCGCGCCTACGTCGCTGGCGAGCTCGACATCGACGGGGACGTCTACGCCATGCTGACCGCGTTGCGTGACGCCGTCCCGACCGACATGAGGCTCGGGTGGCAGGTCGCGCCCGCGGCGCTGACGGCCGCCCGGCGCCTGGGCGTCCTGGGGCCGCCTCCGCCGCCGCCCGACGAGGAGCGGCGCCTACATGGCTGGCGGCACTCGGTGCGCCGTGACAGCCGGGCCATCAGCCACCACTACGACGTCGGAAACGACTTCTACCGGCTCGTCCTGGGCCCCGCGATGACCTACTCATGCGCCTACTTCGCCTCGCCGGACCTCGACCTGGCGGGCGCCCAGGCCGCCAAGCACGAGCTGATCTGCCGCAAGCTGGGCCTGCACGAACGCGCCGGGATGCGGCTGCTCGACGTCGGCTGCGGGTGGGGGTCGCTGGCGATCCACGCGGCGCGCGAGCACGGCGCGCAGGTGGTCGGCATCACGCTCAGCCGGGAGCAGGTGCATCTGGCCCGCCAACGGTTGGCGGACGCGGAGGTGTCGGACCGGGTCGAGATCCGGTTGCAGGACTACCGCGACCTGCACGACGAGACGTTCGACGCGATCGCGTCGGTTGGCATGTCCGAGCACGTCGGCGGCGGTCGGATCTCCCGCTACTTCAGGATCCTGCGCGATCTGCTCGTGCCGGAGGGGCGCCTGCTGAACCACGCCATCTCGTCGGTCGACGGGTCGCGGCTCGGACGGCGTTCCTTCGTAGGGCGCTACGTCTTCCCGGACGGTGAGCTGCTCGACGTCGGTGACACGGTGCTGGCCATGGAGCACGCCGGGCTCGAGGTCCGCGACGTCGAGGCGCTGCGCGAGCACTACGCCACGACGCTGCGGTGCTGGGTGGCCAACCTCGAGGCCGCCTGGGACGAGGCCGTCGCGCTGGCCGGACCCGGCCGCGCCCGGGTGTGGCGCCTGTACATGGCGGGCTCGGCGATCGGCTTCGCGGACGCGGGCCTGTCGGTGCACCAGGTGCTGGGTGTCCGGACGACCGTGGAGGGACGCAGCGGCGTGCCGCCGACTCGTGCGGGGTGGACCTGA
- the cbiQ gene encoding cobalt ECF transporter T component CbiQ encodes MGAGHSHPLYVHAHSAAHRLAPEVKVAVTVAFVAAVAVTPREQMWTFAVHAAIVATAAAVSHIRPGFVLRRLLVVVPFIAFAVLIPFVGSGERIDVLGAAVSRDGLWGAWNVIAKATLGATASILLAATTEVPRMLTGMIRLRVPAVLTAIASFMVRYLEVIAGELGRMRTAMAARGHAPRWLWQARPVATSAGALFIRSYERGERVHAAMLARGYTGTMPEIGVPRASARQWWTAALFPLVAWVATTSALVAAA; translated from the coding sequence ATGGGCGCAGGCCACAGCCACCCGCTCTACGTTCACGCGCACTCCGCGGCGCACCGGCTGGCGCCGGAGGTGAAGGTGGCCGTGACGGTCGCGTTCGTGGCCGCCGTCGCCGTGACACCACGCGAGCAGATGTGGACCTTCGCCGTGCACGCGGCCATCGTCGCGACGGCGGCCGCCGTGTCGCACATCAGGCCCGGCTTCGTCCTGCGTCGCCTGCTCGTCGTCGTGCCCTTCATCGCGTTCGCGGTGCTGATTCCGTTCGTAGGGTCCGGCGAGCGCATCGACGTGCTCGGCGCCGCCGTCTCCCGCGACGGCCTGTGGGGTGCCTGGAACGTCATCGCGAAGGCGACGCTCGGGGCGACGGCGAGCATCCTGCTGGCGGCCACGACCGAGGTGCCACGCATGCTGACCGGCATGATCCGACTGCGAGTCCCGGCGGTCCTGACCGCGATCGCCAGCTTCATGGTGCGCTACCTCGAGGTCATCGCCGGTGAGCTCGGCCGCATGCGGACGGCGATGGCGGCACGGGGCCACGCGCCGCGCTGGCTGTGGCAGGCCCGCCCCGTGGCGACGTCCGCGGGTGCGTTGTTCATCCGATCCTACGAGCGCGGCGAACGGGTCCATGCAGCGATGCTGGCGCGCGGCTACACGGGCACGATGCCGGAGATCGGCGTGCCGCGGGCGAGTGCCCGGCAGTGGTGGACGGCGGCCCTCTTCCCCCTCGTCGCGTGGGTGGCGACCACGTCCGCGCTCGTGGCTGCGGCATGA
- a CDS encoding Fur family transcriptional regulator: MRYLTDTFERVPRAPTVRFEDQRCPAAAAPGRTGPSAYPGLMSSAGDLTDQLRDRGFRVTRPRQAVWRALMDADGHLTVEEVAARVAERHPGVNLASVYRSLALFAQLDLVRESRLGDEDVTRWELAHPDEHFHLVCDTCGRVDHHAGDLVTRIVEHLRRGHAFDATSVELSVVGTCADCQTDAEAS, encoded by the coding sequence GTGCGGTACCTGACGGACACGTTCGAGCGTGTGCCCCGGGCACCGACGGTGCGCTTCGAGGACCAGCGGTGTCCCGCGGCAGCGGCCCCGGGCCGGACGGGACCGTCCGCGTACCCTGGGCTGATGTCCAGTGCAGGCGACCTCACCGACCAACTGCGTGACAGGGGCTTCCGGGTCACCCGTCCACGGCAGGCGGTCTGGCGCGCCCTCATGGACGCCGACGGACACCTGACCGTCGAGGAGGTCGCCGCACGCGTCGCCGAGCGCCACCCCGGCGTGAACCTCGCCTCCGTCTACCGGTCGCTGGCCCTGTTCGCCCAGCTCGACCTCGTGCGGGAATCCCGTCTGGGAGACGAGGACGTCACGCGGTGGGAGCTTGCGCATCCCGACGAGCACTTCCACCTGGTCTGCGACACGTGCGGTCGCGTCGACCACCACGCGGGTGATCTCGTCACGCGGATCGTCGAGCACCTGCGCCGCGGACACGCGTTCGACGCGACGTCGGTCGAGCTGTCCGTCGTCGGTACGTGCGCCGACTGTCAGACGGACGCCGAGGCGTCCTGA
- a CDS encoding energy-coupling factor ABC transporter permease: MHAPDGFLNAGTAVTTGALSAGAVGTSLRHMRTSLADRQVPLAGLAAAFIFAAQMFNFPVAAGTTGHLLGGALAAILLGPATGAVVVTVVVAVQALAFADGGLTALGYNVLNMAIVTAFGGYGMFVLLRRVLPDNATGVVAATGIAAGLSVPLSAAAFAVEWLFGATAPVPFDTVFGAMVGVHLLIGMGEGLISALAVGAVLAARPDLVYGARDLDRTQTARRPRIGMRPFVIGAVLVALLVAAVVSQFGAPGPDGLERVAEDQGFIASAEDHALATGPFADYATAGLRNDSVSLAVAGGTGVVITLVVGLGVIVAIRDRTSTRPSDADRSPRTAGTP; the protein is encoded by the coding sequence GTGCACGCTCCCGACGGCTTCCTGAACGCAGGCACTGCAGTCACGACAGGAGCGCTGAGCGCCGGTGCCGTGGGGACGTCGCTGCGTCACATGCGCACCTCCCTCGCCGACCGGCAGGTCCCGCTGGCGGGGCTCGCCGCCGCGTTCATCTTCGCCGCGCAGATGTTCAACTTCCCGGTCGCCGCCGGCACCACCGGGCACCTGCTGGGCGGTGCGCTCGCCGCGATCCTGCTCGGCCCTGCGACGGGCGCGGTCGTGGTCACAGTGGTGGTCGCGGTGCAGGCACTGGCCTTCGCCGACGGCGGGCTGACGGCGCTCGGCTACAACGTGCTCAACATGGCGATCGTGACCGCGTTCGGCGGTTACGGCATGTTCGTCCTGCTGCGTCGGGTGCTGCCGGACAACGCGACCGGAGTCGTGGCGGCCACCGGCATCGCGGCGGGCCTGTCCGTGCCGCTGTCCGCGGCGGCGTTCGCCGTCGAGTGGCTGTTCGGCGCCACCGCGCCGGTGCCGTTCGACACCGTGTTCGGCGCGATGGTCGGGGTGCACCTGCTGATCGGCATGGGCGAGGGCCTGATCAGCGCACTGGCCGTCGGCGCGGTGCTCGCCGCCCGCCCGGATCTGGTGTACGGCGCACGCGATCTGGACCGCACCCAGACCGCCAGGCGACCACGGATCGGCATGCGACCGTTCGTGATCGGCGCGGTGCTGGTGGCGCTGCTGGTCGCCGCGGTCGTCAGCCAGTTCGGCGCCCCCGGCCCTGATGGCCTCGAACGCGTCGCGGAGGACCAGGGCTTCATCGCGAGCGCCGAGGACCACGCTCTGGCGACCGGGCCGTTCGCCGACTACGCGACCGCGGGCCTCCGCAACGATTCGGTCAGCCTCGCGGTCGCAGGCGGGACCGGTGTCGTCATCACTCTGGTCGTCGGCCTGGGTGTCATCGTCGCCATCCGGGACCGCACGTCGACCAGGCCCTCGGACGCCGATCGGTCACCACGGACAGCCGGCACCCCCTGA
- a CDS encoding GAF domain-containing sensor histidine kinase, translating to MDDAVISRIGDAAVTVASGLELADVLQHVVEAAAELLDARYAALGVIGDDHMLAEFVHTGFDGDIERIGHVPRGDGILGLLIREARPLRLDDLTTHPQSVGFPEGHPVMRSFVGTPIRVRERVYGNLYITEKRDGRSFTAADEQLALLVAAAAGAAIDNAIRYNATRQRERSLDAVREISGEILRGSDQDRVLELIAERALELTGAALVVICVPQAAAPETSLDVRAAAGSRVAHVRGAVVSKASSLTGEVMRARSVVVADELPPELAAVADAGSEQELFAIGAPLLIRGEPYGALTVAVSRLGAEERDLIQTFANHAGVIVEFARARAELDRLLLVEERERIGRDLHDTVIQRLFAMGLELQSLVSRHPRDEHLSEALGDAIDGLDDIITQIRATIFALQPPSLTDGSGESSAGRIHALVADIVDEARRPLGFEPELLLPNDPETPVPGDIATHLLVVVREALSNIARHAGATAASVEVHIGQEVLVRVTDNGVGLPSDTQVSGNGLANMRHRARAVGGEFVIGRRIEGGTVLEWRTRVV from the coding sequence ATGGACGACGCAGTGATCTCGCGCATCGGTGACGCCGCCGTCACGGTCGCGAGCGGACTCGAGCTGGCCGACGTGCTGCAGCACGTGGTCGAGGCCGCCGCCGAGCTGCTGGACGCACGGTACGCCGCGCTCGGCGTGATCGGCGACGACCACATGCTCGCCGAGTTCGTCCACACGGGGTTCGACGGCGACATCGAACGGATCGGCCACGTCCCGCGGGGCGATGGCATCCTCGGCCTGCTCATCCGCGAAGCCCGCCCGCTCCGGCTCGACGACCTGACCACCCACCCGCAGTCGGTCGGGTTCCCCGAGGGCCACCCGGTGATGCGGTCGTTCGTCGGCACGCCGATCCGCGTGCGCGAGCGGGTGTACGGCAACCTCTACATAACGGAGAAGCGCGACGGTCGGTCCTTCACCGCCGCCGACGAGCAGCTTGCCCTGCTCGTGGCGGCGGCGGCGGGCGCCGCCATCGACAACGCGATCCGCTACAACGCGACACGGCAGCGGGAGCGCTCGCTCGACGCGGTGCGCGAGATCTCCGGTGAGATCCTCCGTGGGTCGGACCAGGACCGGGTGCTCGAGCTCATCGCCGAACGCGCGCTCGAGCTGACCGGCGCCGCGCTCGTGGTGATCTGCGTGCCGCAGGCGGCCGCGCCCGAGACATCGCTGGACGTACGAGCCGCCGCGGGGTCGCGGGTGGCCCACGTGCGGGGCGCGGTCGTGTCGAAGGCGTCGTCGCTGACGGGCGAGGTCATGCGCGCGCGGTCCGTGGTCGTCGCCGACGAGCTGCCGCCCGAGCTCGCCGCGGTGGCCGACGCGGGCTCGGAGCAGGAGCTGTTCGCGATCGGGGCGCCCCTGCTCATCCGCGGCGAACCCTACGGCGCCCTGACCGTCGCGGTCAGCCGGCTCGGCGCCGAGGAACGCGACCTCATCCAGACGTTCGCCAACCACGCCGGTGTCATCGTCGAGTTCGCACGTGCCCGCGCCGAGCTCGACCGGCTGCTGCTGGTCGAGGAGCGCGAGCGGATCGGCCGCGACCTGCACGACACGGTCATCCAGCGCCTGTTCGCGATGGGCCTCGAGCTGCAGTCGCTGGTGTCGCGTCACCCGCGTGACGAGCATCTGTCGGAGGCGCTCGGCGATGCGATCGACGGCCTCGACGACATCATCACGCAGATCCGCGCGACGATCTTCGCGTTGCAGCCGCCCTCGCTGACCGACGGCAGCGGCGAGTCCAGCGCGGGCAGGATCCACGCCCTGGTGGCCGACATCGTCGACGAGGCGCGCCGCCCGCTGGGCTTCGAGCCGGAGCTGCTGCTGCCCAACGACCCCGAGACCCCGGTGCCGGGCGACATCGCCACGCACCTGCTGGTCGTCGTGCGCGAGGCGCTGAGCAACATCGCGCGGCACGCAGGCGCGACTGCGGCGAGCGTCGAGGTCCACATCGGACAGGAGGTCCTGGTGCGTGTGACCGACAACGGGGTCGGTCTGCCATCGGATACGCAGGTCAGCGGCAACGGCCTGGCGAACATGCGCCATCGCGCCAGGGCGGTCGGGGGCGAGTTCGTGATCGGCCGCAGGATCGAGGGCGGCACGGTCCTCGAGTGGCGCACCCGGGTCGTCTAG